The Collimonas sp. PA-H2 genome contains a region encoding:
- a CDS encoding NAD(P)H-dependent glycerol-3-phosphate dehydrogenase encodes MNITVLGAGAWGTALAITLAQRHSVTLWGRNPDTMAAAAAQRENSVYLPGFPLPDNLRLSSDFSQAVAHITGDAAAAQAEGLLIVASSVAGLRELAQQLQAYPIPNIVWLCKGFEENTSLLPHQIVREVLGDAMPAAALSGPSFAQEVARGLPCALSVASVHAGLCEQVVAAVHGDNIRVYSTDDLIGVEVGGAVKNILAIATGVADGLGLGLNARAALITRGLAEITRLGVALGGRSETFMGLSGVGDLILTCTGDLSRNRKVGLGLAQGKQLASIVTELGHVAEGVRCAAAVRTLAQQRGVDMPITNAVAGVLFDGASLRSVMELLLSRNPREEAA; translated from the coding sequence ATGAATATAACTGTACTCGGCGCCGGCGCCTGGGGCACGGCGCTGGCGATCACCCTGGCGCAGCGCCATAGCGTGACGCTGTGGGGACGGAATCCCGACACCATGGCGGCAGCCGCCGCCCAGCGCGAAAACAGCGTCTATCTGCCCGGTTTCCCCTTGCCGGACAATCTGCGCCTCTCGTCCGATTTCTCGCAGGCCGTCGCCCACATCACCGGCGACGCGGCCGCCGCCCAGGCGGAAGGCTTGCTGATCGTGGCATCCTCGGTGGCCGGTTTGCGGGAACTGGCGCAGCAGCTGCAAGCCTATCCGATACCGAATATCGTCTGGCTGTGCAAGGGCTTTGAAGAAAACACCAGCCTGCTGCCGCACCAGATCGTGCGCGAAGTGCTGGGCGACGCGATGCCGGCGGCGGCGCTGTCGGGGCCGTCGTTTGCGCAAGAAGTCGCGCGCGGCCTGCCTTGCGCCTTGTCGGTCGCCAGCGTCCATGCGGGCTTGTGCGAGCAGGTGGTGGCGGCGGTGCATGGCGATAACATCCGGGTGTATTCGACCGACGACCTGATCGGGGTTGAAGTCGGCGGCGCGGTAAAGAACATCCTGGCGATTGCCACCGGCGTCGCCGATGGCCTGGGACTCGGCTTGAATGCGCGGGCTGCCTTGATCACCCGCGGCCTGGCGGAAATCACCCGGCTCGGGGTAGCCCTCGGCGGCCGCAGCGAAACCTTCATGGGTTTGTCCGGCGTCGGCGATCTGATCCTGACTTGCACCGGCGATCTGTCGCGCAACCGCAAGGTCGGGCTGGGACTGGCGCAGGGCAAGCAGCTGGCATCTATCGTCACCGAGCTCGGCCATGTCGCCGAGGGCGTGCGCTGTGCCGCCGCAGTGCGTACTCTGGCGCAGCAGCGCGGGGTCGACATGCCGATTACCAATGCGGTCGCCGGCGTGCTGTTCGACGGCGCTTCCCTGCGTTCCGTGATGGAACTCCTGCTATCGCGCAATCCTCGCGAAGAGGCCGCATAA
- the gspK gene encoding type II secretion system minor pseudopilin GspK, with amino-acid sequence MRRLPRSRYAQRGVAVVTALLLTTLAVTIVASLFWQQQVQVRSIENQRLQLQKNWIMRGALDWASMILRASGKQFRYADLSQPWAAPLADTRLDQYVEDGQAVGDAGDAILSGHIVDAQSRYNLNNLSVGGKPSPDEVAAFKRLLSYLRLPGTLATAAAQAIAQGLPAAPSATPPATPPTGQQGNAATTASSTLPMMQVDDLLSVPGFTPDIVRQLQDYVVVLPWTGGPTPINANTASAEVLASRFPNLSLAQANTLVAMRRTAPFTDIANFAAQLSNLFNITVPANAYIEVSSKNFLVYGKIRMGRAALNTVSLLNRADNGASTNIVWIREQ; translated from the coding sequence ATGAGACGCTTGCCGCGGAGCCGGTATGCCCAGCGCGGCGTCGCGGTAGTAACCGCCTTGCTGTTGACTACCCTGGCAGTTACCATCGTCGCCAGCCTGTTCTGGCAACAGCAAGTGCAGGTGCGTTCCATCGAAAACCAGCGTTTGCAACTGCAGAAAAACTGGATCATGCGCGGTGCGCTGGATTGGGCCAGCATGATCCTGCGCGCCAGCGGCAAACAATTCCGTTACGCTGACCTGAGCCAGCCGTGGGCTGCGCCCCTGGCTGACACCCGTCTCGACCAATATGTGGAAGACGGACAGGCAGTTGGCGATGCCGGCGACGCCATCCTTTCCGGCCATATCGTCGATGCGCAATCGCGCTACAACCTGAATAACCTGAGCGTGGGCGGCAAGCCTTCCCCCGATGAGGTGGCCGCTTTCAAACGCCTGCTGAGTTATCTGCGCCTGCCAGGCACGCTGGCCACGGCGGCCGCCCAGGCCATCGCGCAAGGGTTGCCGGCCGCGCCGTCGGCCACCCCGCCAGCCACGCCGCCGACGGGGCAACAGGGGAACGCCGCTACCACTGCCAGTTCGACATTGCCGATGATGCAGGTCGACGATTTGCTGTCGGTGCCAGGATTCACGCCGGATATCGTGCGCCAGCTGCAGGATTATGTAGTAGTGCTGCCCTGGACCGGTGGCCCCACGCCGATCAACGCGAACACAGCGTCGGCCGAGGTGCTGGCTTCCCGTTTTCCTAACTTGTCGCTGGCGCAAGCCAATACGCTGGTGGCCATGCGGCGCACGGCGCCATTTACCGATATCGCCAATTTCGCGGCGCAGCTGTCAAACCTGTTCAACATAACAGTACCGGCAAACGCGTATATCGAGGTTTCCAGCAAAAATTTTTTGGTCTACGGCAAGATTCGCATGGGTCGCGCCGCCCTGAATACCGTATCCTTGCTGAACCGTGCCGATAACGGCGCTAGCACCAATATCGTGTGGATTAGAGAACAATAA
- the gspI gene encoding type II secretion system minor pseudopilin GspI gives MPNLRMPPHSYEAGFTLLEVLVALVIVGTALGASLRAVGSLTQNSSGLRAAMMASWSAENRLTQIRIGHEWPAIGNRSFDCPQGDLPLYCQEHVLGTPNPYFRRVEVSVFADANSERRIVNLSQVVPNAR, from the coding sequence ATGCCTAACTTGCGCATGCCTCCCCACAGTTATGAAGCAGGCTTCACCTTGCTGGAAGTGCTGGTGGCGTTGGTCATTGTCGGCACCGCGCTGGGCGCCAGCTTGCGCGCGGTCGGCAGCCTGACGCAGAACAGCAGCGGCTTGCGGGCCGCCATGATGGCTTCCTGGTCGGCGGAAAACCGGCTGACGCAAATCCGCATCGGCCATGAATGGCCGGCAATCGGCAACCGCTCCTTCGATTGTCCGCAGGGCGATCTGCCGCTGTATTGCCAGGAACACGTGCTGGGTACGCCCAATCCCTATTTCCGGCGGGTGGAAGTATCGGTGTTCGCCGATGCCAACTCCGAGCGGCGCATCGTCAATCTGTCGCAGGTGGTGCCGAATGCGCGTTAG
- the gspM gene encoding type II secretion system protein GspM yields the protein MTSTRNPLQQAWHKISLPAGAYWAQRNQRERRLLGAAAAVILLAVIYLLLLDPALSGRSRLQKDLPALRQQAAELQALTAKAASLSGQMAERPASPLSKEAVETALKSKGLSPQSVTLNGDMAKVQLAAVAFAGLLDWLDEVQKNSQWQVVDASVTALGGTTPQPGIVNATVTLLQQKHE from the coding sequence GTGACGTCTACACGCAACCCCCTGCAGCAAGCCTGGCACAAGATTTCGCTGCCGGCCGGCGCCTATTGGGCGCAAAGAAACCAGCGCGAACGCCGTCTGCTCGGCGCTGCGGCGGCAGTGATCCTGCTGGCCGTCATTTATCTGCTGTTGCTCGATCCGGCCCTGAGCGGCCGTAGCCGCCTGCAAAAGGACTTGCCGGCGCTGCGCCAGCAAGCGGCCGAATTGCAGGCCTTGACGGCCAAGGCGGCATCGCTGTCCGGCCAGATGGCGGAGCGGCCGGCTTCGCCCTTGAGCAAAGAGGCGGTTGAAACAGCATTGAAGAGCAAGGGACTGAGTCCGCAAAGCGTGACGCTGAACGGCGACATGGCCAAGGTGCAGTTGGCGGCGGTGGCCTTTGCCGGCTTGCTGGACTGGCTGGACGAGGTCCAGAAGAATTCGCAATGGCAGGTAGTGGATGCCAGTGTCACGGCGCTGGGCGGGACGACGCCGCAGCCGGGCATCGTCAACGCCACGGTTACTTTATTGCAGCAAAAACATGAGTAA
- the secB gene encoding protein-export chaperone SecB, which yields MAEENQQVEAPVFQIQRVYLKDLSLEQPNSPAIFLEQEAPQIEVAVDVGAEALAEGIFESTVTVTVTAKVKDKVAFLVEGKQAGIFELRNIPTEQLDPLLGIGCPNIVYPYLRANLADAITRAGFPPIHLAEINFEVFYQQRLQALAEQAQKGSGDSIAVDGSTAIN from the coding sequence ATGGCTGAAGAGAACCAACAAGTTGAAGCACCAGTGTTCCAGATTCAACGCGTCTACCTGAAAGATTTGTCGCTGGAGCAACCGAATTCGCCGGCCATTTTCCTTGAGCAAGAGGCTCCGCAGATCGAAGTGGCAGTGGATGTGGGCGCTGAAGCGCTGGCCGAAGGCATTTTCGAGTCGACCGTGACGGTGACCGTCACCGCTAAAGTGAAAGACAAGGTCGCGTTCCTGGTCGAAGGCAAGCAAGCCGGTATTTTTGAACTGCGCAACATCCCGACCGAACAACTGGATCCATTGCTCGGCATCGGCTGCCCGAACATCGTCTACCCGTATCTGCGCGCCAATCTGGCGGACGCCATCACGCGTGCCGGTTTCCCGCCTATCCACCTGGCCGAAATCAATTTCGAAGTGTTCTATCAACAGCGTCTGCAGGCACTGGCCGAGCAAGCGCAAAAAGGTAGCGGCGACAGCATCGCGGTTGACGGCTCGACAGCCATCAATTAA
- the gspL gene encoding type II secretion system protein GspL, protein MSTLLLRLPARATVDSAAAVAMPDCRYALVSDAGRIERQGAEQLSGLAEQIAAASRVVLILAAADVNLLQLQVPPLSDAKLKMALPNLVEEQLLVDPFDCVIVAGRKRVGSAGRVADNNLRLIAVVQRDWLELLVKTLLALGAHNLQAWPAQLCLPLREPDTAVAAITDHGGDIDVALRLSGEQGMGWSLSPVSGQSVAQEVLEGLTSILPQQQITLYVPQSSLAAYQELEPAQVTVLADDWSHWLAGTQEQARSGIDLMSGLTASAAGTEFSWRRWRWPLGLAAALLLVNVVSLNYDWLRMRREATALRSGMLQNYRAAFPKETVIVDPIAQAKQKVAAAQRDGGQLAADDFIALAAAFGSAWAGLPQSSDNGAIASLEYRDHHLLVRLKNPGDADGAEAQLKSALSSMKLTLSKPATGVWQIGSGK, encoded by the coding sequence TTGAGTACCTTACTTCTCCGCTTACCCGCCAGGGCGACTGTGGACAGCGCCGCGGCGGTGGCCATGCCCGATTGCCGCTACGCGCTGGTGTCGGACGCCGGCCGCATCGAGCGCCAGGGCGCCGAACAGCTGTCCGGCCTGGCCGAGCAGATTGCCGCGGCGAGCCGGGTGGTGCTGATACTGGCCGCGGCCGACGTCAACCTGCTGCAATTGCAGGTGCCGCCGCTGTCCGACGCCAAGCTGAAGATGGCGCTGCCGAACCTGGTGGAAGAACAATTGCTGGTCGATCCCTTCGACTGCGTGATCGTCGCCGGCCGCAAGCGCGTCGGCAGTGCCGGCCGTGTCGCCGACAATAACCTGCGCCTGATTGCAGTGGTGCAAAGAGACTGGCTGGAATTGCTGGTCAAGACCTTGCTGGCGCTGGGCGCGCATAACCTGCAAGCGTGGCCGGCCCAGCTTTGCCTGCCCCTGCGCGAGCCGGATACGGCGGTCGCCGCCATCACCGATCACGGCGGCGACATCGATGTCGCCTTGCGCCTGTCAGGCGAACAGGGCATGGGCTGGTCGCTGTCGCCGGTTTCGGGACAGTCGGTAGCGCAGGAAGTACTGGAGGGATTGACTTCCATCCTGCCGCAGCAGCAGATTACTTTATATGTACCGCAATCTTCCCTGGCGGCTTACCAGGAACTGGAGCCGGCGCAGGTCACAGTGCTGGCCGACGACTGGTCGCACTGGCTGGCCGGCACCCAGGAACAGGCGCGCAGCGGCATCGACCTGATGAGCGGCCTGACCGCCAGCGCCGCCGGCACCGAATTCAGCTGGCGCCGCTGGCGCTGGCCGCTGGGCCTGGCGGCGGCGCTGCTGCTGGTGAATGTCGTCAGCCTCAACTATGATTGGCTGCGCATGCGGCGCGAGGCTACTGCCCTGCGCAGCGGCATGCTGCAAAACTACCGCGCCGCCTTCCCGAAAGAAACCGTGATCGTCGACCCGATCGCCCAGGCCAAGCAAAAAGTCGCAGCGGCTCAGCGCGACGGCGGCCAGCTGGCGGCGGACGACTTCATCGCCCTGGCAGCCGCCTTTGGCTCGGCCTGGGCAGGCTTGCCGCAGAGTTCCGACAACGGCGCCATCGCCAGCCTGGAATATCGTGACCACCATCTGCTGGTGCGCCTGAAAAATCCCGGCGACGCGGACGGCGCCGAAGCGCAGCTCAAGAGTGCACTGAGCAGCATGAAATTAACGCTCAGCAAACCGGCTACCGGGGTCTGGCAAATCGGGAGCGGCAAGTGA
- a CDS encoding GspH/FimT family protein translates to MSLMAHRNLRQGAARGFTLLELLVVVVIAGITLGVVSLNAFRSDRQVMQDDAKRIALLLQLTREEAILRNRPTAFEADASSYRFMVREEAGWQPLAQDDMLRQRDFKRSPMLLAMDPAPTEAAPPNTLRITFGREPVDKPFTLTMSSGDSTVLIRADGIGHFAVE, encoded by the coding sequence ATGTCCCTCATGGCGCATCGCAATCTGCGCCAGGGTGCAGCGCGCGGCTTTACCTTGCTGGAGCTGCTGGTGGTGGTGGTGATCGCGGGCATCACGCTTGGCGTGGTATCGCTCAACGCGTTTCGCAGCGATCGCCAAGTCATGCAGGACGATGCCAAGCGGATTGCCTTGCTGCTGCAGCTGACGCGGGAAGAAGCCATCCTGCGCAATCGTCCGACGGCTTTCGAAGCTGACGCCAGCAGCTATCGTTTCATGGTGCGTGAAGAAGCCGGCTGGCAGCCGCTGGCCCAGGACGACATGCTGCGCCAGCGCGATTTCAAGCGCAGTCCCATGCTGCTGGCCATGGATCCGGCGCCGACCGAGGCGGCGCCGCCAAATACCCTGCGCATCACCTTCGGCCGCGAGCCGGTCGACAAGCCTTTTACCCTGACCATGAGCAGCGGCGACAGCACGGTCCTGATCCGCGCCGATGGCATCGGTCATTTTGCGGTTGAATAA
- the gspG gene encoding type II secretion system major pseudopilin GspG → MQRGFTLIEIMVVVVIMGILAALVVPKLMGRTDDARIQAARQDIGTLMQALKLYKLDNQRYPTTDQGLQALVVKPTSGPAANGWKSGGYIDKLPKDPWGNPYQFLSPGIHGEVDIFSYGADGQPGGEGNDADIGSWDL, encoded by the coding sequence ATGCAACGCGGATTCACGCTGATTGAAATCATGGTGGTGGTGGTGATCATGGGGATTCTGGCGGCCTTGGTCGTGCCTAAACTGATGGGCCGCACCGATGATGCGCGGATCCAGGCTGCGCGCCAGGATATCGGCACTCTGATGCAGGCGCTCAAGCTGTACAAACTGGACAACCAGCGTTATCCGACCACTGATCAAGGCTTGCAGGCGCTGGTGGTCAAGCCGACCAGCGGTCCTGCCGCCAATGGCTGGAAAAGCGGCGGCTATATCGACAAGCTGCCAAAAGACCCTTGGGGCAATCCGTATCAATTCCTGTCGCCCGGCATCCATGGCGAAGTAGATATATTTTCCTATGGCGCCGACGGCCAGCCGGGTGGCGAAGGTAACGACGCCGACATCGGCTCTTGGGACTTGTAA
- a CDS encoding type II secretion system protein J yields the protein MRVSRKLKSGSGGFTLVELIIAVTILAMVAILGWRGLDGIVRSRISLTAEMEQTRGMQLTFAQLQSDCAQIAPKMLMTTRPYLSAEPGRLLMVRLVFADQQPTRLQVVDYRLRDGRLTRQESVATRDPSVIDTLWQNALNDSGDGANSQAVLLQSDIASMQTQVWGSDQQGWRPSSAISAGSQDSNTNANKWTGLQVALQLRGRSGSMAKTFLLGAS from the coding sequence ATGCGCGTTAGCAGAAAGCTGAAAAGCGGCAGCGGCGGTTTTACGCTGGTGGAGCTGATCATCGCCGTCACCATCCTGGCGATGGTGGCGATACTCGGCTGGCGCGGCCTGGACGGCATCGTGCGTTCGCGGATTTCGCTGACGGCGGAAATGGAGCAGACGCGCGGCATGCAATTGACGTTTGCCCAACTGCAAAGCGACTGCGCCCAAATCGCTCCCAAGATGCTGATGACCACGCGCCCCTATTTATCGGCGGAGCCGGGGCGTTTGTTGATGGTGCGGCTGGTGTTCGCCGACCAGCAGCCGACCCGTCTGCAGGTGGTGGATTACCGTCTGCGCGACGGCCGCCTGACGCGCCAGGAATCGGTGGCGACGCGGGATCCGAGCGTGATCGATACCTTGTGGCAGAACGCGCTCAACGATAGCGGCGACGGCGCCAACAGCCAGGCGGTGTTGCTGCAATCCGATATCGCCAGCATGCAGACGCAGGTGTGGGGCAGCGACCAGCAAGGCTGGCGCCCGTCTTCCGCCATCAGCGCCGGTAGCCAGGACAGCAACACCAACGCCAACAAATGGACTGGCTTGCAAGTGGCGCTGCAGCTACGCGGCCGTAGCGGCTCCATGGCCAAGACTTTTCTGCTGGGGGCCTCATGA
- a CDS encoding SH3 domain-containing protein — protein sequence MNFARIAAAAALLLGSSLGVAGSAHALDFKAVGAAPVVLYDAPSEKGRRVAVAPRGMPVEVVLTYGEWTKVRDASGDLSWLQSKGLVAKRNLQVTVANAKIRANPDDAAAVVFSADKGVLLELVDPVASGWAKVRHRDGQSGYVKAAEVWGD from the coding sequence ATGAATTTTGCACGCATAGCCGCTGCCGCCGCGTTGTTGCTGGGAAGCTCGCTCGGCGTTGCCGGTTCTGCCCACGCCCTCGATTTCAAGGCGGTTGGCGCAGCACCCGTGGTTTTATACGATGCACCTTCGGAAAAGGGCCGGCGCGTGGCTGTTGCGCCGCGCGGCATGCCGGTCGAAGTGGTGCTGACCTACGGCGAATGGACCAAAGTGCGCGACGCCAGCGGCGATTTGTCATGGCTGCAGTCGAAGGGACTGGTCGCCAAGCGCAACCTGCAGGTGACCGTGGCCAATGCCAAGATCCGCGCCAATCCTGACGACGCCGCCGCAGTCGTGTTCAGCGCCGACAAGGGCGTGTTGCTGGAACTGGTCGATCCGGTCGCCTCGGGCTGGGCCAAAGTGCGCCATCGCGACGGCCAGAGCGGCTACGTCAAGGCGGCCGAAGTCTGGGGCGATTGA
- the grxC gene encoding glutaredoxin 3, whose product MTAHVVMYSTAVCPYCIRAEQLLKAKGVENIEKIRIDLDPSQRETMMQKTGRRTVPQIYIGATHVGGFDDLHALDRDGKLEPLLQSA is encoded by the coding sequence ATGACAGCACATGTTGTAATGTATAGCACAGCGGTATGCCCATACTGCATCCGCGCCGAGCAGTTGCTGAAGGCAAAAGGCGTGGAAAATATCGAAAAGATCAGGATCGACCTCGATCCCTCGCAGCGCGAGACCATGATGCAAAAGACCGGCCGCCGCACCGTGCCGCAAATTTATATCGGCGCGACCCATGTCGGCGGCTTTGACGACTTGCATGCGCTCGATCGCGATGGCAAGCTGGAGCCCCTGCTGCAAAGCGCCTGA
- a CDS encoding rhodanese-like domain-containing protein yields the protein MKFLIDNIFLIAVAILSGGALLLPLLQKRGNRVSTLQATQLINQGKTLVLDVRDSDAFAAAHLIDAKNIPLKDLPQRMAELDKFKAKNVLVVCQSGSQATKAVAQLTQAGFAQAYNLEGGIAAWQTQGLPTVK from the coding sequence GTGAAATTCTTGATTGATAACATTTTTCTGATTGCAGTAGCAATATTGTCGGGTGGCGCACTGTTGCTGCCTTTGTTGCAAAAGCGCGGTAACCGGGTGTCGACTTTACAGGCCACCCAGCTGATCAACCAGGGCAAGACGCTGGTGCTGGATGTGCGTGACAGCGATGCATTTGCCGCTGCTCACCTGATCGACGCCAAGAACATCCCCTTGAAAGATCTGCCGCAACGCATGGCTGAACTGGACAAGTTTAAAGCAAAGAATGTGTTGGTGGTGTGCCAGAGCGGCAGCCAGGCCACCAAGGCGGTAGCGCAATTGACCCAGGCCGGCTTTGCCCAGGCCTATAACCTGGAAGGCGGCATCGCCGCCTGGCAGACCCAGGGCCTGCCTACCGTTAAATAA